The Streptomyces sp. NBC_01439 genome contains the following window.
GGTGGCCGAGCTGGCCCCGGACGTGGTGCTGATGGACATCCGTATGCCCGGGATGGGCGGGATCGAGGCCACGTCCGTCATCACCGCGGTACCGGACGCCGCGGTGAAGGTGCTGGTGCTGACCACCTTCGATCTCGACGAGTACGTGTACGAGGCGCTGCGGGCCGGAGCCTCCGGGTTCCTGCTCAAGGACGCGTCGGCCGACCAGCTCGCCGAGGCGGTGCGGGTGGTGGCGGCCGGCGAGGCGCTGCTCTCGCCGAACATCACGAAGCGGCTGATCACGGAGTTCTCCCGGCTGGGAGCGCCGCGCGCGCCGTCACGGGCCCGGATCGAGGCACTGACCGAGCGGGAGACGGAGGTGCTGTCGCTGATCGCCCAGGGCCTGTCGAACGCCGAGATCTCGGAGCACCTGGTGCTGGCCGAGCAGACGGTGAAGACGCATGTGAGCCGGATCCTGGTGAAGCTGGGTCTGCGGGACCGCACGCAGGCGGCGGTGTTCGCGTACGAGACGGGTCTGATCCGCCCGACGGGCTATTGAACGGACCCTCGTAGTACTTGAGAGGGACCCCGGGAAATCCCCATCAGCGGCGACGCGGACGAGGGCGGTACGGACCTACGGTGGTGTGTATGACCGAGACGACCACCGGGGGGACATCCCGGGCACCTGAGTTCCGAGTGGCATCGGAGGTGATAGCGACCCTTCGCCGGGATCTCGTCACCGATGCCTTCGCCTACCGGCCGCTGCCGCTGGCGAAGACCTCCGGGCGCTTCGTGCGCCGACTTCCCGGGGTGCTGCGCCGGTACGCGCCGTGGCGGCGGTATGCGGCGGTGGGGTTCCTGGCCTTCTTCGTCGGAATGGTCGCGCTCAACACGCAGTCGGCGGCCTGGGGCGACCTGGGGCCGATCGCCATGGCGGTGCTGACCGCGACCCCGGTCCTGATGACACTGGTGCGGCCGGTCGGCGCTTGGTGGGCGGCCATCGCGATGACGGTGGTGACGGCCGGTATCGGGGGC
Protein-coding sequences here:
- a CDS encoding response regulator gives rise to the protein MSTPIKVMIADDQMMVRQGFTVLLNAQPDIEVVGQAVDGADAVAKVAELAPDVVLMDIRMPGMGGIEATSVITAVPDAAVKVLVLTTFDLDEYVYEALRAGASGFLLKDASADQLAEAVRVVAAGEALLSPNITKRLITEFSRLGAPRAPSRARIEALTERETEVLSLIAQGLSNAEISEHLVLAEQTVKTHVSRILVKLGLRDRTQAAVFAYETGLIRPTGY